The following are encoded in a window of Chlorocebus sabaeus isolate Y175 chromosome 22, mChlSab1.0.hap1, whole genome shotgun sequence genomic DNA:
- the ZBTB47 gene encoding zinc finger and BTB domain-containing protein 47 isoform X1, translated as MLLVEKTTDSPAAEFSLVEDVALHFACLMGRLNEQRLFQPDLCDVDLVLVPQRSVFPAHKGVLAAYSQFFHSLFTQNKQLQRVELSLEALAPGGLQQILNFIYTSKLLVNAANVHEVLSAASLLQMADIAASCQELLDARSLGPPGPGTVALAQPAASCTPAAPPYYCDIKQEADTPGLPKIYAREGPDPYSVRVEDGAGTAGGTVPATIGPAQPFFKEEKEGGVEEAGGPPAGLCKLEGGEELEEELGGSGTYSRREQSQIIVEVNLNNQTLHVSTGPEGKPGAGPSPATMVLGREDGLQRHSDDEEEDEEEEEEEEEEEEGGGSGREEEEEEEEGGSQGEEEEEEEEGHSEQEEEEEEEEEEGPSEQDQESSEEEEGEEGEAGGKQGPRGSRGSQADPPPHSHMATRSRENARRRSTPEPEEAGRRGGKRPKPPPGVASASARGPPATDGLGAKVKLEEKQHHPCQKCPRVFNNRWYLEKHMNVTHSRMQICDQCGKRFLLESELLLHRQTDCERNIQCVTCGKAFKKLWSLHEHNKIVHGYAEKKFSCEICEKKFYTMAHVRKHMVAHTKDMPFTCETCGKSFKRSMSLKVHSLQHSGEKPFRCENCNERFQYKYQLRSHMSIHIGHKQFMCQWCGKDFNMKQYFDEHMKTHTGEKPYICEICGKSFTSRPNMKRHRRTHTGEKPYPCDVCGQRFRFSNMLKAHKEKCFRVSHPLAGDGTSAAPGLPPTQPQAHALPLLPGLPQTLPPPPHLPPPPPLFPTTAGTGGRMNANN; from the exons ATG TTGCTGGTTGAGAAGACAACTGACTCCCCGGCGGCCGAGTTCTCGCTGGTGGAGGATGTGGCGCTGCACTTTGCCTGCTTGATGGGCCGCCTGAATGAGCAGCGCCTCTTCCAGCCTGACCTCTGTGACGTGGACTTGGTGCTGGTGCCCCAGCGCAGCGTCTTTCCAGCACACAAGGGTGTGCTAGCCGCCTACAGCCAGTTCTTCCACTCACTCTTCACCCAAAACAAGCAGCTGCAGCGTGTGGAGCTGTCCCTGGAGGCGCTGGCACCTGGTGGCCTGCAGCAGATCCTCAACTTCATCTATACGTCCAAGCTGCTGGTCAACGCGGCCAACGTCCACGAGGTGCTCAGCGCCGCCTCCTTGCTGCAGATGGCCGACATCGCTGCGTCCTGCCAAGAGCTGCTGGACGCCCGCTCTCTAGGCCCACCAGGTCCGGGCACTGTGGCCCTGGCCCAGCCGGCTGCCAGCTGCACTCCAGCTGCACCGCCCTACTACTGTGACATCAAGCAGGAGGCCGACACCCCAGGCCTGCCTAAGATCTACGCCCGCGAGGGCCCTGACCCTTACTCGGTGCGTGTTGAGGACGGGGCAGGGACTGCTGGTGGCACCGTGCCTGCCACCATTGGGCCAGCCCAGCCCTTCTttaaggaggagaaggagggtggTGTCGAGGAGGCCGGTGGGCCCCCGGCCGGCTTGTGCAAGCTGGAGGGTGGAGAAGAGTTGGAGGAAGAGCTTGGGGGTTCTGGCACCTACAGCCGCAGGGAGCAGTCCCAGATCATCGTGGAGGTGAACCTCAACAACCAGACACTGCACGTGTCCACAGGGCCAGAGGGGAAGCCAGGTGCCGGGCCAAGCCCAGCCACCATGGTTCTGGGCCGGGAGGACGGGCTGCAGAGACACTCGGACGacgaggaggaggacgaggaggaggaggaggaggaagaggaggaagaggaaggtggtggcagtggacgggaggaggaggaggaggaggaagagggtggcagtcagggagaagaggaagaggaggaggaggaagggcacagtgagcaggaggaggaagaagaggaggaggaggaggaagggcccAGTGAGCAGGATCAAGAGAgctctgaggaggaggagggggaggagggggaggctggGGGCAAGCAGGGGCCACGGGGAAGCCGAGGCAGCCAGGCAGACCCCCCTCCCCACAGTCACATGGCCACACGGTCCCGGGAGAATGCCCGGCGCCGGAGCACCCCTGAACCTGAGGAAGCTGGGCGGCGGGGTGGGAAACGGCCGAAGCCACCCCCTGGAGTGGCCTCTGCATCAGCCCGAGGGCCGCCAGCCACTGATGGGCTGGGGGCCAAGGTGAAGCTGGAGGAGAAGCAGCACCATCCATGCCAGAAGTGCCCACGAGTTTTCAACAACCGCTGGTACCTGGAGAAACACATGAATGTGACCCACAGCCGCATGCAGATCTGCGACCAGTGCGGCAAGCGCTTCCTGCTGGAGAGCGAGCTGCTGCTGCACAGGCAGACAGACTGCGAGCGCAACATCCAG TGTGTGACGTGCGGCAAAGCTTTCAAGAAGCTTTGGTCCCTCCATGAGCATAACAAGATCGTGCACGGCTACGCTGAGAAGAAGTTCTCATGCGAGATCTGTGAGAAGAAGTTCTACACCATGGCCCACGTGCGTAAGCACATGGTTG CCCACACCAAGGACATGCCCTTCACCTGCGAGACCTGTGGAAAGTCCTTCAAGCGCAGCATGTCCCTCAAGGTGCACTCCCTGCAGCACTCAGGGGAGAAGCCGTTCAGATGTGAG AACTGCAATGAGCGCTTCCAGTACAAGTACCAGCTGCGGTCACACATGAGCATCCACATTGGCCACAAGCAGTTCATGTGCCAGTGGTGCGGCAAGGACTTCAACATGAAGCAGTACTTCGATGAGCACATGAAGACCCACACAG GAGAGAAGCCGTACATCTGCGAGATCTGTGGCAAGAGCTTCACCAGCCGACCCAACATGAAGCGGCACCGGCGCACGCACACGGGCGAGAAACCGTACCCATGCGACGTGTGTGGCCAGCGCTTCCGCTTCTCCAACATGCTCAAGGCCCACAAGGAGAAGTGCTTCCGCGTCAGCCACCCCCTGGCCGGCGACGGCACCTCCGCTGCCCCAGGCCTGCCCCCAACCCAGCCCCAGGCGCACGCACTGCCCCTGCTCCCGGGGCTGCCCCAGACCCTGCCGCCCCCGCCCCACCTGCCGCCCCCGCCTCCGCTCTTCCCCACCACTGCCGGCACGGGCGGGAGGATGAACGCCAACAACTAG
- the ZBTB47 gene encoding zinc finger and BTB domain-containing protein 47 isoform X2, with protein sequence MGRLNEQRLFQPDLCDVDLVLVPQRSVFPAHKGVLAAYSQFFHSLFTQNKQLQRVELSLEALAPGGLQQILNFIYTSKLLVNAANVHEVLSAASLLQMADIAASCQELLDARSLGPPGPGTVALAQPAASCTPAAPPYYCDIKQEADTPGLPKIYAREGPDPYSVRVEDGAGTAGGTVPATIGPAQPFFKEEKEGGVEEAGGPPAGLCKLEGGEELEEELGGSGTYSRREQSQIIVEVNLNNQTLHVSTGPEGKPGAGPSPATMVLGREDGLQRHSDDEEEDEEEEEEEEEEEEGGGSGREEEEEEEEGGSQGEEEEEEEEGHSEQEEEEEEEEEEGPSEQDQESSEEEEGEEGEAGGKQGPRGSRGSQADPPPHSHMATRSRENARRRSTPEPEEAGRRGGKRPKPPPGVASASARGPPATDGLGAKVKLEEKQHHPCQKCPRVFNNRWYLEKHMNVTHSRMQICDQCGKRFLLESELLLHRQTDCERNIQCVTCGKAFKKLWSLHEHNKIVHGYAEKKFSCEICEKKFYTMAHVRKHMVAHTKDMPFTCETCGKSFKRSMSLKVHSLQHSGEKPFRCENCNERFQYKYQLRSHMSIHIGHKQFMCQWCGKDFNMKQYFDEHMKTHTGEKPYICEICGKSFTSRPNMKRHRRTHTGEKPYPCDVCGQRFRFSNMLKAHKEKCFRVSHPLAGDGTSAAPGLPPTQPQAHALPLLPGLPQTLPPPPHLPPPPPLFPTTAGTGGRMNANN encoded by the exons ATGGGCCGCCTGAATGAGCAGCGCCTCTTCCAGCCTGACCTCTGTGACGTGGACTTGGTGCTGGTGCCCCAGCGCAGCGTCTTTCCAGCACACAAGGGTGTGCTAGCCGCCTACAGCCAGTTCTTCCACTCACTCTTCACCCAAAACAAGCAGCTGCAGCGTGTGGAGCTGTCCCTGGAGGCGCTGGCACCTGGTGGCCTGCAGCAGATCCTCAACTTCATCTATACGTCCAAGCTGCTGGTCAACGCGGCCAACGTCCACGAGGTGCTCAGCGCCGCCTCCTTGCTGCAGATGGCCGACATCGCTGCGTCCTGCCAAGAGCTGCTGGACGCCCGCTCTCTAGGCCCACCAGGTCCGGGCACTGTGGCCCTGGCCCAGCCGGCTGCCAGCTGCACTCCAGCTGCACCGCCCTACTACTGTGACATCAAGCAGGAGGCCGACACCCCAGGCCTGCCTAAGATCTACGCCCGCGAGGGCCCTGACCCTTACTCGGTGCGTGTTGAGGACGGGGCAGGGACTGCTGGTGGCACCGTGCCTGCCACCATTGGGCCAGCCCAGCCCTTCTttaaggaggagaaggagggtggTGTCGAGGAGGCCGGTGGGCCCCCGGCCGGCTTGTGCAAGCTGGAGGGTGGAGAAGAGTTGGAGGAAGAGCTTGGGGGTTCTGGCACCTACAGCCGCAGGGAGCAGTCCCAGATCATCGTGGAGGTGAACCTCAACAACCAGACACTGCACGTGTCCACAGGGCCAGAGGGGAAGCCAGGTGCCGGGCCAAGCCCAGCCACCATGGTTCTGGGCCGGGAGGACGGGCTGCAGAGACACTCGGACGacgaggaggaggacgaggaggaggaggaggaggaagaggaggaagaggaaggtggtggcagtggacgggaggaggaggaggaggaggaagagggtggcagtcagggagaagaggaagaggaggaggaggaagggcacagtgagcaggaggaggaagaagaggaggaggaggaggaagggcccAGTGAGCAGGATCAAGAGAgctctgaggaggaggagggggaggagggggaggctggGGGCAAGCAGGGGCCACGGGGAAGCCGAGGCAGCCAGGCAGACCCCCCTCCCCACAGTCACATGGCCACACGGTCCCGGGAGAATGCCCGGCGCCGGAGCACCCCTGAACCTGAGGAAGCTGGGCGGCGGGGTGGGAAACGGCCGAAGCCACCCCCTGGAGTGGCCTCTGCATCAGCCCGAGGGCCGCCAGCCACTGATGGGCTGGGGGCCAAGGTGAAGCTGGAGGAGAAGCAGCACCATCCATGCCAGAAGTGCCCACGAGTTTTCAACAACCGCTGGTACCTGGAGAAACACATGAATGTGACCCACAGCCGCATGCAGATCTGCGACCAGTGCGGCAAGCGCTTCCTGCTGGAGAGCGAGCTGCTGCTGCACAGGCAGACAGACTGCGAGCGCAACATCCAG TGTGTGACGTGCGGCAAAGCTTTCAAGAAGCTTTGGTCCCTCCATGAGCATAACAAGATCGTGCACGGCTACGCTGAGAAGAAGTTCTCATGCGAGATCTGTGAGAAGAAGTTCTACACCATGGCCCACGTGCGTAAGCACATGGTTG CCCACACCAAGGACATGCCCTTCACCTGCGAGACCTGTGGAAAGTCCTTCAAGCGCAGCATGTCCCTCAAGGTGCACTCCCTGCAGCACTCAGGGGAGAAGCCGTTCAGATGTGAG AACTGCAATGAGCGCTTCCAGTACAAGTACCAGCTGCGGTCACACATGAGCATCCACATTGGCCACAAGCAGTTCATGTGCCAGTGGTGCGGCAAGGACTTCAACATGAAGCAGTACTTCGATGAGCACATGAAGACCCACACAG GAGAGAAGCCGTACATCTGCGAGATCTGTGGCAAGAGCTTCACCAGCCGACCCAACATGAAGCGGCACCGGCGCACGCACACGGGCGAGAAACCGTACCCATGCGACGTGTGTGGCCAGCGCTTCCGCTTCTCCAACATGCTCAAGGCCCACAAGGAGAAGTGCTTCCGCGTCAGCCACCCCCTGGCCGGCGACGGCACCTCCGCTGCCCCAGGCCTGCCCCCAACCCAGCCCCAGGCGCACGCACTGCCCCTGCTCCCGGGGCTGCCCCAGACCCTGCCGCCCCCGCCCCACCTGCCGCCCCCGCCTCCGCTCTTCCCCACCACTGCCGGCACGGGCGGGAGGATGAACGCCAACAACTAG
- the ZBTB47 gene encoding zinc finger and BTB domain-containing protein 47 isoform X3, producing MLLVEKTTDSPAAEFSLVEDVALHFACLMGRLNEQRLFQPDLCDVDLVLVPQRSVFPAHKGVLAAYSQFFHSLFTQNKQLQRVELSLEALAPGGLQQILNFIYTSKLLVNAANVHEVLSAASLLQMADIAASCQELLDARSLGPPGPGTVALAQPAASCTPAAPPYYCDIKQEADTPGLPKIYAREGPDPYSVRVEDGAGTAGGTVPATIGPAQPFFKEEKEGGVEEAGGPPAGLCKLEGGEELEEELGGSGTYSRREQSQIIVEVNLNNQTLHVSTGPEGKPGAGPSPATMVLGREDGLQRHSDDEEEDEEEEEEEEEEEEGGGSGREEEEEEEEGGSQGEEEEEEEEGHSEQEEEEEEEEEEGPSEQDQESSEEEEGEEGEAGGKQGPRGSRGSQADPPPHSHMATRSRENARRRSTPEPEEAGRRGGKRPKPPPGVASASARGPPATDGLGAKVKLEEKQHHPCQKCPRVFNNRWYLEKHMNVTHSRMQICDQCGKRFLLESELLLHRQTDCERNIQCVTCGKAFKKLWSLHEHNKIVHGYAEKKFSCEICEKKFYTMAHVRKHMVGLQASLNAASPQGSCLDTVRRSPKCVFWPLHCPRQGCLPAVCGPGRVSCPYSPAFLAHPKSGP from the exons ATG TTGCTGGTTGAGAAGACAACTGACTCCCCGGCGGCCGAGTTCTCGCTGGTGGAGGATGTGGCGCTGCACTTTGCCTGCTTGATGGGCCGCCTGAATGAGCAGCGCCTCTTCCAGCCTGACCTCTGTGACGTGGACTTGGTGCTGGTGCCCCAGCGCAGCGTCTTTCCAGCACACAAGGGTGTGCTAGCCGCCTACAGCCAGTTCTTCCACTCACTCTTCACCCAAAACAAGCAGCTGCAGCGTGTGGAGCTGTCCCTGGAGGCGCTGGCACCTGGTGGCCTGCAGCAGATCCTCAACTTCATCTATACGTCCAAGCTGCTGGTCAACGCGGCCAACGTCCACGAGGTGCTCAGCGCCGCCTCCTTGCTGCAGATGGCCGACATCGCTGCGTCCTGCCAAGAGCTGCTGGACGCCCGCTCTCTAGGCCCACCAGGTCCGGGCACTGTGGCCCTGGCCCAGCCGGCTGCCAGCTGCACTCCAGCTGCACCGCCCTACTACTGTGACATCAAGCAGGAGGCCGACACCCCAGGCCTGCCTAAGATCTACGCCCGCGAGGGCCCTGACCCTTACTCGGTGCGTGTTGAGGACGGGGCAGGGACTGCTGGTGGCACCGTGCCTGCCACCATTGGGCCAGCCCAGCCCTTCTttaaggaggagaaggagggtggTGTCGAGGAGGCCGGTGGGCCCCCGGCCGGCTTGTGCAAGCTGGAGGGTGGAGAAGAGTTGGAGGAAGAGCTTGGGGGTTCTGGCACCTACAGCCGCAGGGAGCAGTCCCAGATCATCGTGGAGGTGAACCTCAACAACCAGACACTGCACGTGTCCACAGGGCCAGAGGGGAAGCCAGGTGCCGGGCCAAGCCCAGCCACCATGGTTCTGGGCCGGGAGGACGGGCTGCAGAGACACTCGGACGacgaggaggaggacgaggaggaggaggaggaggaagaggaggaagaggaaggtggtggcagtggacgggaggaggaggaggaggaggaagagggtggcagtcagggagaagaggaagaggaggaggaggaagggcacagtgagcaggaggaggaagaagaggaggaggaggaggaagggcccAGTGAGCAGGATCAAGAGAgctctgaggaggaggagggggaggagggggaggctggGGGCAAGCAGGGGCCACGGGGAAGCCGAGGCAGCCAGGCAGACCCCCCTCCCCACAGTCACATGGCCACACGGTCCCGGGAGAATGCCCGGCGCCGGAGCACCCCTGAACCTGAGGAAGCTGGGCGGCGGGGTGGGAAACGGCCGAAGCCACCCCCTGGAGTGGCCTCTGCATCAGCCCGAGGGCCGCCAGCCACTGATGGGCTGGGGGCCAAGGTGAAGCTGGAGGAGAAGCAGCACCATCCATGCCAGAAGTGCCCACGAGTTTTCAACAACCGCTGGTACCTGGAGAAACACATGAATGTGACCCACAGCCGCATGCAGATCTGCGACCAGTGCGGCAAGCGCTTCCTGCTGGAGAGCGAGCTGCTGCTGCACAGGCAGACAGACTGCGAGCGCAACATCCAG TGTGTGACGTGCGGCAAAGCTTTCAAGAAGCTTTGGTCCCTCCATGAGCATAACAAGATCGTGCACGGCTACGCTGAGAAGAAGTTCTCATGCGAGATCTGTGAGAAGAAGTTCTACACCATGGCCCACGTGCGTAAGCACATGGTTG GGCTTCAGGCCTCTCTGAATGCAGCCTCCCCTCAGGGTTCATGCCTGGACACAGTAAGGAGGTCCCCCAAGTGTGTGTTTTGGCCACTCCACTGCCCCAGGCAAGGCTGCCTACCCGCCGTATGTGGGCCTGGCAGAGTCTCATGTCCCTATAGCCCCGCCTTCCTTGCCCACCCCAAGTCTGGGCCTTGA